The Mucilaginibacter yixingensis genome window below encodes:
- a CDS encoding RNA polymerase sigma factor — protein MAALTTEQLTVIYRRGFPQVARYVARHGGTCEEAKDIFQDALIILYEKTETPVNLKGEQMAYLMGIARHLWLRQHKQSSRQTGLDNLPETANEETEPSYAENKLLGYLQRAGRKCLDLLKAVYYDRMPMTDIAEKFDYSSPHSATVQKYKCLEKVRDTVKQKALTYEDFLE, from the coding sequence ATGGCGGCATTAACAACAGAGCAGCTTACAGTTATTTATCGCCGGGGTTTCCCGCAGGTGGCACGTTATGTGGCCCGCCACGGCGGTACGTGTGAAGAAGCGAAAGATATTTTTCAGGATGCGCTCATCATCCTTTATGAAAAAACCGAAACACCTGTTAACCTCAAAGGCGAGCAAATGGCCTACCTGATGGGCATTGCCCGGCACCTGTGGCTTAGGCAACACAAGCAAAGTAGTCGCCAAACCGGCTTGGACAATCTGCCGGAAACAGCCAATGAGGAGACCGAACCCTCCTACGCCGAAAACAAACTATTGGGCTACCTGCAACGTGCGGGCAGAAAATGCCTAGATCTGCTCAAAGCGGTTTATTATGACCGCATGCCGATGACAGACATTGCCGAAAAATTTGATTATTCCAGCCCGCACTCGGCCACGGTACAGAAATACAAATGCCTGGAAAAAGTGCGCGATACCGTTAAACAAAAAGCATTGACCTATGAGGACTTCCTTGAATAA
- a CDS encoding TetR/AcrR family transcriptional regulator, producing the protein MEAEKIKESIKRAAQELFRRFGYHKTSVNEIARRAKIAKATIYKYFESKEALLHALLMDYIRVSVDELIHADSPGMDEEAHLSNLILKTSRLSYTVCNEFIGWDFIRESTNSQEFLKNLSNELEELLVSSFARLGGMRKHESYMQRLRFLIKCSKSIVFSFAFTSVSDSDVRKHFVSFQKEILPYLVKAAIQI; encoded by the coding sequence ATGGAAGCCGAAAAAATAAAAGAAAGCATAAAACGTGCGGCTCAGGAGCTGTTCAGGCGCTTTGGTTACCATAAAACCAGCGTTAATGAAATTGCTCGTCGTGCTAAAATTGCCAAGGCCACCATTTATAAATACTTCGAGAGTAAAGAAGCGTTGCTGCATGCCCTGCTGATGGATTACATCCGCGTAAGCGTAGATGAGTTGATCCATGCCGATAGCCCGGGGATGGACGAGGAGGCGCACCTGAGTAACCTTATCCTGAAAACCAGTCGACTGAGCTACACCGTTTGTAACGAGTTTATCGGGTGGGATTTCATTCGCGAGTCTACCAACTCACAGGAGTTTTTAAAGAATCTCTCTAACGAGCTGGAAGAGCTGCTGGTTAGCTCATTTGCCCGCCTGGGCGGTATGCGCAAACACGAAAGTTATATGCAGCGACTGCGTTTCCTCATTAAATGCAGCAAGAGTATTGTATTTAGCTTCGCCTTTACCTCGGTAAGCGACTCTGACGTGCGCAAGCATTTTGTGTCTTTTCAAAAAGAAATTCTCCCCTATCTGGTTAAGGCGGCTATACAGATATAG
- the kbl gene encoding glycine C-acetyltransferase produces MYETLKPVLQQELADIEKAGLYKRERIITSPQGAAITVQGGQEVINFCANNYLGLSGNQRVIDAAKRVMDTHGYGLSSVRFICGTQDIHKQLEQKIAGFLGTEDTILYAAAFDANGGVFEPLFNEQDAIISDELNHASIIDGVRLCKAQRFRYKHDDMADLEVQLQAAEGCRHRIIVTDGAFSMDGTIAQLDKICDLADKYKALVMIDESHCSGFMGKTGRGTHEHHQVMGRIDIITGTLGKALGGASGGFTSGRKEIIDMLRQRSRPYLFSNTLAPAITGATIAVLNMLSETTELRDKLERNTQYFRKQMTAAGFDIKPGVHPIVPVMLYDAKLSQEFAAKMLEEGIYVIGFYYPVVPQGKARIRVQLSAAHEVEHLDKAIAAFTKVGKELGVIK; encoded by the coding sequence ATGTATGAAACCTTGAAGCCTGTTTTACAACAGGAACTGGCCGACATTGAGAAAGCCGGCCTCTATAAACGCGAGCGGATTATTACCTCGCCGCAGGGTGCTGCTATAACCGTGCAGGGCGGGCAGGAGGTAATTAACTTTTGCGCCAATAATTACCTGGGCCTCTCGGGCAATCAGCGGGTGATTGATGCGGCCAAACGAGTGATGGATACGCATGGATACGGCTTGTCGTCAGTCAGGTTTATTTGTGGTACACAGGATATCCACAAGCAGCTGGAACAAAAGATAGCCGGGTTTTTAGGTACCGAAGATACCATCCTCTATGCCGCGGCCTTTGATGCCAACGGCGGAGTGTTTGAGCCTCTGTTTAATGAACAGGATGCCATTATATCAGACGAGTTGAACCACGCCTCGATTATTGACGGTGTGCGCCTGTGCAAGGCCCAGCGTTTCCGCTACAAGCACGATGATATGGCCGATCTGGAGGTGCAGCTGCAGGCGGCCGAAGGCTGTCGGCACAGAATAATTGTTACCGATGGAGCCTTCAGCATGGACGGTACCATTGCCCAGCTGGATAAGATCTGTGACCTGGCCGATAAATACAAAGCATTGGTGATGATAGACGAAAGCCATTGCTCTGGTTTTATGGGTAAAACCGGCAGGGGGACGCATGAGCATCACCAGGTAATGGGTCGGATAGATATTATTACCGGAACGTTAGGTAAAGCGCTGGGCGGTGCGTCAGGCGGTTTTACGTCGGGACGGAAAGAGATTATTGATATGCTGCGCCAGCGCTCGCGCCCTTACTTGTTTAGTAATACGCTGGCCCCAGCCATTACCGGCGCCACTATTGCCGTGCTAAACATGCTGAGCGAAACTACCGAGCTGCGCGACAAGCTGGAACGCAACACGCAGTACTTTCGCAAGCAGATGACGGCTGCCGGTTTTGATATTAAGCCCGGGGTGCACCCTATTGTACCGGTGATGCTGTATGATGCCAAATTATCGCAGGAGTTTGCCGCCAAAATGCTGGAAGAAGGTATTTACGTCATCGGGTTTTACTACCCGGTTGTGCCGCAAGGTAAGGCCCGCATCAGGGTACAACTTTCGGCCGCGCATGAGGTAGAACACCTGGATAAAGCCATTGCAGCGTTTACCAAGGTGGGGAAAGAGTTGGGCGTGATTAAATAG
- a CDS encoding glycosyltransferase: MIENRNIICFSSTEWGGNYIKPSVEIMKILSTKNKLLFVNSPNTIAELVAHLRGKKKIDLKKALGLKNRIEIAEPLPGAQVYVLTPPIGLTINFLPPGGLYRFFLGFNAWQVRRVAKRAIRQLNMQQDLIHMVAFNPGMGLANARRYDEKSLIYHCYDEVKGGNSWLRKHGIWLEEAFMKLIDGVIVTSKNLYKNKSPLCADCYIVNNAANYDLFSRGFEEQANSKRQVIGYIGSVDDRIDYDIMQHLFTSMPDTKFVFVGRVMTERGLAILKKYPNVFVEGAKTPDELPAYLKTFTLGVIPFIKDTFTNCIYPMKINEYLSAGLPVVSTDFGDMNDFRGTISIVDTKEEFLASTLAQIAADTPKKRHERQKVASGNTWISRAEEMSAAIIDIEKKAAAQKNNRIVETV, translated from the coding sequence ATGATTGAAAACCGGAATATCATCTGTTTCAGCAGCACCGAGTGGGGTGGTAATTACATCAAACCATCGGTGGAGATCATGAAAATCTTATCCACCAAAAACAAGTTGCTTTTTGTAAATAGTCCTAACACTATTGCAGAGCTGGTAGCCCATTTGCGTGGTAAAAAAAAGATCGATCTAAAGAAAGCCCTCGGCCTTAAGAACCGCATAGAAATTGCCGAGCCGCTGCCCGGTGCCCAGGTATATGTGCTGACGCCGCCCATCGGTTTAACTATCAACTTTTTGCCCCCGGGCGGGCTTTACCGTTTCTTTCTGGGGTTTAATGCATGGCAGGTACGTCGCGTAGCCAAACGTGCCATCCGCCAGTTAAACATGCAGCAGGACCTGATCCACATGGTGGCATTTAATCCGGGCATGGGTTTGGCCAACGCGCGCAGGTATGACGAGAAATCATTAATCTATCATTGTTATGACGAGGTAAAAGGCGGCAACTCCTGGCTGCGCAAACACGGCATCTGGCTGGAAGAAGCTTTTATGAAGCTGATTGACGGCGTTATTGTTACCTCTAAAAACCTGTATAAGAACAAAAGCCCCTTGTGTGCCGATTGCTATATTGTAAACAATGCGGCAAATTACGATCTGTTTAGTCGCGGGTTTGAAGAGCAGGCCAACTCAAAGCGACAAGTAATTGGTTATATAGGCAGTGTGGACGACCGGATTGATTACGACATTATGCAGCACCTGTTCACCAGCATGCCCGATACTAAATTTGTATTTGTGGGCCGCGTAATGACCGAACGAGGCTTGGCCATCCTCAAAAAATACCCGAACGTATTTGTAGAAGGCGCCAAAACACCGGATGAGCTACCGGCTTATCTCAAAACCTTCACCCTGGGTGTTATTCCGTTTATTAAAGATACTTTCACCAACTGCATTTACCCAATGAAGATCAACGAGTACCTCTCTGCAGGCTTACCTGTGGTGAGTACCGATTTTGGCGACATGAACGATTTTCGCGGTACGATAAGCATAGTTGATACCAAAGAGGAGTTTCTGGCCAGCACCCTTGCCCAGATTGCGGCAGATACGCCTAAAAAACGCCACGAACGCCAAAAAGTAGCCAGCGGCAATACCTGGATTAGCCGGGCCGAAGAAATGTCGGCAGCTATAATCGATATCGAAAAGAAAGCAGCAGCGCAAAAAAATAATCGGATAGTAGAAACTGTTTAA
- a CDS encoding neutral zinc metallopeptidase — MQWFGGRESDNVEEGSGGGGGGGRGLIFGGGIVGVIAALFYIFTGINPSKLFNAGLPDQSQIQLQHNRKVNGNLSRNEQFASVVLAGTEDVWDSLFTAMGRTYVRPKLHLFQNEVDAEGCGYASSATGPFYCPADQKVYLDLSFFDELRNRFQSPGDAAAAYVIAHEVGHHVQNLLGVSAKMEQARQQLSQTQYNKLSVALELQADFYAGVWAHYEQQAKQKGIVISRADIDSALVAANAIGDDRLQQESSGHVEPDSFTHGTSAQRMYWFKKGFDTGDIKQGNTFANIKIREEE; from the coding sequence ATGCAATGGTTTGGCGGTCGCGAGAGCGACAATGTTGAAGAAGGCAGCGGTGGTGGCGGCGGCGGTGGTCGTGGGTTGATTTTTGGCGGCGGCATTGTGGGCGTTATTGCCGCACTGTTTTATATTTTCACGGGTATCAATCCCTCCAAGCTTTTTAATGCTGGATTGCCGGATCAATCGCAAATACAGCTACAGCACAATCGCAAAGTAAATGGCAACCTCAGCAGGAACGAGCAGTTTGCCAGCGTGGTACTAGCCGGTACAGAAGATGTTTGGGATAGCCTGTTTACGGCCATGGGGCGCACTTATGTACGGCCAAAACTCCACCTCTTCCAAAATGAGGTAGATGCCGAAGGCTGTGGTTATGCCAGCTCTGCTACCGGTCCGTTTTATTGCCCGGCAGATCAGAAGGTTTATCTCGATCTGTCTTTTTTTGACGAGCTGCGTAATCGCTTTCAATCGCCCGGCGATGCGGCGGCAGCTTATGTGATTGCCCATGAGGTAGGTCACCATGTGCAAAACCTGTTGGGCGTATCGGCCAAAATGGAACAAGCGCGACAGCAGCTGAGCCAAACGCAATACAACAAACTATCGGTAGCGCTAGAGTTGCAGGCCGATTTCTATGCCGGTGTTTGGGCACATTATGAGCAGCAAGCTAAACAAAAAGGCATCGTCATCAGTCGGGCAGATATTGACTCGGCGCTGGTAGCAGCCAACGCCATTGGCGATGACCGGTTACAGCAAGAAAGCAGTGGACATGTAGAGCCCGATAGTTTTACCCACGGCACCAGCGCGCAGCGGATGTATTGGTTTAAGAAAGGTTTTGACACAGGAGATATCAAGCAGGGGAATACGTTTGCTAATATTAAGATACGGGAAGAGGAATAG
- the pheS gene encoding phenylalanine--tRNA ligase subunit alpha, producing the protein MIQEQINQYSLEIDEFSPANAAELEEFRIRFLGTKGIIKDLFEQFKTVTPEEKRVLGKVLNEFKQQAEAKHAEFKEAFDAESQTAKTEGDLTLPGEGYSVGSRHPLSLVRNEIIDIFKRLGFVVAEGPEIEDDWHNFSALNFPEEHPARDMQDTFFIKKNTGKDDIALRTHTSSVQVRMMENGKPPFRAIMPGRVYRNEAISARAHCFFHQVEGLYIDENVSFADLKQTLYHFVQELYGEGTKVRFRPSYFPFTEPSAEMDISCTICKGAGCNMCKHTGWVEILGCGMVDPNVLENCGIDSKKFTGFAFGMGIERIANLKWVIRDLRLFSENDVRFLRQFKSEII; encoded by the coding sequence ATGATACAAGAACAGATCAATCAGTATAGCTTAGAAATAGACGAGTTTTCACCCGCAAACGCTGCCGAACTGGAAGAGTTCCGCATCCGTTTTTTGGGTACAAAAGGTATCATTAAAGATCTTTTTGAACAGTTTAAAACCGTTACCCCGGAAGAAAAACGCGTATTGGGTAAAGTACTGAATGAGTTTAAACAACAGGCCGAAGCCAAACACGCCGAGTTTAAGGAAGCGTTTGACGCCGAAAGCCAGACCGCCAAAACCGAAGGCGACCTTACCCTGCCGGGCGAAGGTTACTCGGTAGGCTCACGCCACCCGCTATCATTGGTGCGTAACGAGATCATCGATATTTTTAAACGCCTGGGCTTTGTGGTGGCCGAGGGTCCGGAAATTGAGGACGACTGGCACAACTTCTCTGCCCTTAACTTCCCGGAAGAACACCCTGCCCGCGACATGCAGGATACTTTCTTTATCAAGAAAAATACAGGTAAAGATGATATTGCCCTGCGTACCCACACCTCATCTGTACAGGTGCGCATGATGGAAAATGGTAAACCACCGTTTCGTGCTATTATGCCGGGCCGTGTGTATCGTAACGAGGCTATTTCTGCCCGTGCGCATTGTTTCTTCCATCAGGTTGAGGGTTTGTATATTGACGAGAACGTGTCATTTGCCGATCTGAAACAGACGCTTTACCACTTTGTACAAGAGCTTTATGGCGAGGGCACCAAAGTGCGTTTCCGTCCGTCATACTTCCCATTCACCGAGCCATCTGCCGAGATGGATATTTCTTGTACCATTTGTAAAGGCGCAGGCTGTAACATGTGTAAGCACACCGGCTGGGTAGAAATTTTGGGTTGCGGTATGGTTGATCCGAATGTGTTGGAAAATTGCGGTATCGACAGCAAGAAATTCACCGGCTTTGCATTTGGCATGGGTATTGAACGTATTGCTAACCTGAAGTGGGTAATCCGCGATCTGCGTCTGTTCTCTGAGAACGATGTTCGTTTCCTGCGTCAGTTTAAATCTGAAATTATTTAA